The genomic region GGGGTGCATACCAACTGACCCAATTCCCatttgacccaacctaccacttgacccaatttttttaaatcgagAAAAGCCGCGAAACCACTTGACCCAATAGACATCTGACCCAATATACCATTTGCCCCAATATTATAAACATCACAAAACCATCTGACCCAATTGACatctgacccaacctaccactagaCCCAACTACTGTGCTGCGCTCTCGTGGCATAGTTTATGGTGCGCAAAacatcaatgccttcttgatgaGTGGTACTCCTTCgacaacttcaataaataactcaactgagAAATGCAGTCTCATATAAGTACCGGTAACCGAGAATTGTAGGCAAGAAATCTTTCATCTGTGGGATGTAAGacgcattaccaacggctgtcacatccaaccaaaataacacccacaccttaaacttgaagtgttttataacaaaattacacctttctcaattctgtaagtaatttcaataaatatttatgtgctttcaaagttgaaagttcttttataatcactctgtatTATAAGGGAATGTATTCATATTTCTCTCTCCAGTAATGTTATCTCCTTCTCTCACCAATatacttctttctctctctaggATCGTTCTTTCTGTCTTTCTTCCATTGCAATGTCAAAATCTGCTAATTTGTCATCAATTTGCATTTGTATGTGTTgccgctatagtgaggtccacgttgtaatggcgaTATTTGATTAgaagtgttgctatccttgtctatcattccacaaagcagctAGCAATATCCTTTTGTACCTCTGCAAGgctgccagatcgttttcctgatgaatgtaatataattgttcatttttaACAAAAAGAACAGTCAATATATCAGTACCTTATCGgttatattttataaacaagGCAGTGGAAAGGTAGGTAATCGGAAGCCCTGTTCTTCTATCTTActttactgtcattataatgtgagCCCCACTCTATGTGGGGACCGTAATAGCTTCTTTTTTGCTGAGGAATAATGGATAATGTATCAACAGACGCACACTGCCTCGTCGAGGTATGCGCGAGAGGCTTGCCTCGGACAAATCTGTGCGTTTACCGAACATAACCTAAAACTTTCAGTGTCAAGATGAAAAACTCTCAATAATCGAAATTAATCAAGTAAATTTATACTGAATCCtcgaattttcatatattttaattgaaaaaccTTGTgtgtttttgaataaatataatacattttttgaatcatGCCAAGCCCTTGAACAACGAAAATCAAGATGGCTGAGCTAAAATTCCAATGGAGAAAATGGTTTTGCTCAACAGAGTTCTCTAGTGAATTTAATGGACGGTCTCCATGGTAATCATGGTagtgttaattatttatttatgcaatatttgtacaaataattaCTCAACATTGTGACGAAgctactaataataaattagtggATACAGCGTAAGTAATATTTTACCGCCTATAGTCTAGTTGTACGTTATATTGTTGGTGATAATTGGACAATTTCGGTGGCTTACATCGGAATGTCAGGCCTAGTTTTGTGGCCTTGTTTGTATATAATTGATACACTAGAAAAACAAATTCTTCTTTATagagtaaataataaaaataacaggTCCAGACCTAAATTTTCTAAATATGTCATAGTATTAATCCATGAACTAACctacattttcatgtattttgaatattgCCTGGTACTTTTAACCTAGGTTTTTATACGGTTACTTTCGCTTTGATGTTTACTgtttttttattagtttttgtcCGATATCAATGACCctagaattttttatttctccatTGCATTAGCCTATGCactatcataattattgaagtatCGTCTACTCATTGTTGTTTGAGGTAGATGGAAACCCTGTTTGTTGTTGCTATTAGTTACAACATCGTTGTCCAGTAATCTGCTTCATTGGCTTGTCCTAGATGatctgaataatatattttcaagaatttGAGTTGCCTAGATAGTTTTAGCTTTAAAGTCAGTtaaaaactatagacctacttATTTGGTAATAGGATTATAGAGTAGAAACATCACCGTACCTAACCTATTCCTTGTTATCCAACGTTCAAATTCCCTATACTTGCTGTATGGGCTATTAATCATTTGTTGGTTTTgctaattatcattttaattcaCCTTCTTTGGTAAAGCAATTTGATATATCTTTTTCGAAATAAAAGCGTTTCTcggtgtaagtgcacgtccagtgccaacatacctattatcaaatttttggttgggatcgatttagtatgttattttgtaCGGTTACTAGtgtttaagttttatttttaggataacatactaaatcgatcccaaccaaaaatttgatgacaggtatgttggcactggtcGTGCACTTTAGCCGCGTTTCTCTCCCTTATTATTGAGTGTTAGAGTTAGATCTATTGTGAGCTTATTTCAACAACACtttagctgcgtttacaccaaagttattgacaaaatgtttatttttccgtccttatagatgctaatagattgaacataactatcatacacatgatgaacagaTGTGTTTGTtcagttccgttcaatctaattaatagaatctataaggacggaaaagtaaacattttgttaattatcatcCACACTAACTTTTTATTTCAACATCAACATATTAACTGTCTTTAAGTTGatgctttccattcaattattacttattttttaaattaatactATAGAATTCACCAAttctttcctcttcctcacctTTACTTATTTGTTTTCAATACTTTCCAGGTAGAAGACCACACTCCTGAATCTTCCTGAACATTATCAAGATCTTCCCAATCCTTTCCTAatgcttcttcttctgctacCTGTTGTCTTCCTTACCTAGAAGATAAATCAAGATAACTAGATCATCAGGACCTTTCCTGATCATTATCTTCCTTGTTACCTAGAAGATATCTCGAAATAACTAGGACATAGAGACATTTCCTGAACATAATCTTCCTTGTGACTATGTACCTTCATGGATCTTCCTTCTTAATCTTTCTCTTATAATCTTCCTTATTCCTTGTTACCTAGAAGATAACTGGAGATAACTAGAACATAATCTTCCTTGTGACTTggataataactaaagataCCTTGGAGGTAGCTCAAAGTGCCTAGAAAAGAAGTAGGATACCTAGAAGATAACTTTAAACAATAGCTCACTAGTCTATAACAAGAAGATACCTAGAAGATAACTCAATACAATAGTCTATAACAAGAAGATACCTAGAAGATAATTCAATAGCCTATAACAAGAAGATACCTAGAAGATAACTCAAGATACCTAGAAAGCAACTAATATACCTAAAGACTACTCGAGATTTCTATaagataactgaagatatctaGAAGACTACTCAAGATACCTAGAAAATAACTAAAGATACCTAGAAGACAACTCAAGATATTTAGAAAATAACTAAAGATACCTAGAAGACAACTCAAGAAGCTAACTCAAGATGTCGTCCAATCTACGAGCAATACAAAAACGCTTAAAATCGGTTACAAGCATCCAAAAAATCACAAGATCTATGAGAATGGTTTCAGCCGCCAAGTATGCGCGCGCAGAAAAACTTCTATCAGATGTGAAGGATTTTGGGTTGGGCACGAAAGTGTTCTACAATCTTTTCCCAGTTGAGAAGGAGGCGAAAGACGGTGGAGGGGTGGCAGCGTTTGCCGTGACGTCAGACCGCGGTTTGTGCGGCGCTTGTCACAATGTGGTCTCCAAGAGGGTGGTGAAGTATTTGGAGGGGGTACCGGAGAACCCACAGGTGGTCTGTGTGGGAGAGAAGTCGCGTTCGATTCTACGTTACAGGTTTAAGGATAATATTTTGTTGACGGTGGGCCAGGTTGGGCAGAAACCACCGACATTCCTGGATGCTAGTAGGATTGTGATCGAGGCTAACGAGCTAGGGTTGGGTGAGATGTCGTGGTTTATCGCCTACAACAAGTTTGAGTCGATTGTAAAGTACGAGACCAGTGAGATGGAGATTGCCAGCGTGAAATCGATTACAGATTCGGTGGAAATGTATAAGTATGAAGTGGAGGAGCCCGAGGATCTGGTGGATTATCTGGAGTTTTCACGGCCCGCTCTGCTGTTCTACGCGATGTGCGAGTCGTCGTGTAGCGAGCAGTCGTCGCGGATGACGGCCATGGATAATGCGTCGAAGAACGCGTCGGAAATGATTGGACGACTGCAGTTGCAGTACAATCGCAACCGACAGCGACTCATCACGACCGAGCTGATCGAGATCATTTCGGGAGCGTCGGCtttggagaaggaggagtaagcctcagttgcacaaaagcctgttaaattttaatcatgatttggctcaactcacacttacgcgactcaggtcgagaagagactcgactcgagcatgtgttttcaaatgggacgtcacggagactagaatcgactggtctgagtgtcaccagttggaaacacatgctctctaGTCTCTAGTCGAGAACATGTGTTTTAAATGTTGACAGtcacggagactagaatcgactggtctgagtgtcaccatttgaaaacacatgctctcgactagagaccagtctcttctcgacctgagtcgcgtgtgagttgagccttaaagGCCttgagaaccaattagagaagacTTCCTCACGGAATAGCCTTCTCTGATTCGATTTCGTtacatttaatcatgattagaatttgataggcttctgtgcaaccgggcaaTAGAGTGGGATATTTGAGAATAGAAGGGAATTGAGGTTGGAGGAGGTTGAGAAAGAAGTTTAATTGTGGTTGGATAGTGATTTTAAGGGTTAAATTTGGGTTGGAGAGAGTTTATTCTGGGCTAGAGGGGgtttattatacatttttttataggggaggatcaacaggcacatcCCAAAACGgttcctcccccgaattttgattcattaaaatatttgtgGTTGGAGGGGGATTGAATAGGGGTGAAGAAAGGGATAGATTCTGTGTGGAGAGGTAATAGAATTTGAATGAAGTATTGGAATTTGAGGAGATATAAGTTAATGGATAGAATAGGAGAGAAGAGGGGTTGAATGAAGTAAAGAAGGATTGGAGTTTGAGGAGAAGGTAAAATAAAACAGAAAGCTATTAGAAATAAaagagaagaagggaaagaagggGTGTAACTGTTGGGAAGAGGGGATGAGGGAGATGTTTGATGGGAATAGAAAGGGAAGTTGAAGAAATTTGAGTGAAAAGTGAAGAGGATTTCAGTAAAAATTGAAAGGAAATTGTAAATTTATGAGGGGATGGTAAAGTAATGAAGATGAATGGTATTGGAGTAGATGTGTTTAGTATTGGAGGGAAATATTGAAGGAAACTGTACTATGGATTGAAGTGAAATAGTTGTGCTGGAAAATGAGAGtgaagaattaggaatggaggtgtagttggtgattgagttattcataatatttgttgcaattgtCGTTCAGGACTCTCCCATGTATTTTGTAGagtctaaggctcaactcacacttacgcgacttaggtcgagaagagactcgactctagtcgagagcatgtgttttcaaatggtggccgtcgcggagactagagtcgactggtctgagtgtcaccatttggaaacacatgctctcgactagagtcgagtctcttctcgacctgagtcgcgtaagtgtgagttgagcctaatacATCATAAATGCTTAGAGATACTGAAAAATGTGTTTTCCAAAACTGTAAAAATAGGAAACTAAGTATTGGTAATTCAAGATATGTTCTGTGTGAGTTATTTGATATGGTTCTCCATTATTCCATACTGAAAGCATATTGATTAAGTCGTGTATTAATTTCTCTTGTTATTGATAAGGTTAATTGATAAGGCAACTGAactgattcaataatttatgttaGTAAGAATTAAATTTCCCTTATCGCCTCAAGTTATAATATTCTAGTGTATTCTAGAGTATTTTTTGTAGACACTCTCAGTGTATGCTTCAATGTTAAAATATCCATGTTACTCAAGtcatgattaattttaattttccctGTCTTTGATATCAGCAAATACTATTCAAACATTTTTctctgaataataattgattctcaTTCACATGTTAAATTTAAATGCATTTCCTTGTAATTCCCGGGAAGTTgataaataaagtttttatttttgttctagTTCATTTCATACTGAgactattaatattataactgTTATCATGcacaaataaaatttatcatttgtcaatagaatttgtatttatttgctctcaaaattattttgtgacAAGCTGAAAGTGATGTGTTTTGAGTTCCGGTTGCTCAATAtccagttgaattttaaccgtgattaattctacaagaaccaatcagagaagccgtctttcaaAAAAAGATATCTTCTATGATTGTTAGAATCATCAACCAATCACgaattggttctcgtaaaattaatcacggttaaaattcaaccggctatTGTGTAACCGAGCCTGAATGTTTCAGAATTGGCTAATAATTAATCAGTAGTCTTATGGTATACTagacgtcaggctcgcttcgacGCCTTTTCCGTCTagccccgactggatcgtccaagaatgagatcagcaggctcgcttcgctcgcctgcatttttcatgatcatatgttaggacgatccagtcgggggtccagactaaacggatatggggaacgaagcgagccggacggctagtaatataatattctctgattgaagtagcagtgcccaatcaatttttctgtggtaaatgcatttcaatcttcaacttggtgccaacctaacaaagtcaactcaacttaatgccatcctggcaaaattattaatttagttaccagttaacaactgtttcgaagaggtactctctctagattatagttctatattaacatatggtatcgacatttttcaatcataattaagagaataagaagaatgtacatgctaaaagatgaactttaaccccttaaa from Nilaparvata lugens isolate BPH chromosome 11, ASM1435652v1, whole genome shotgun sequence harbors:
- the LOC120353717 gene encoding ATP synthase subunit gamma, mitochondrial-like, whose product is MSSNLRAIQKRLKSVTSIQKITRSMRMVSAAKYARAEKLLSDVKDFGLGTKVFYNLFPVEKEAKDGGGVAAFAVTSDRGLCGACHNVVSKRVVKYLEGVPENPQVVCVGEKSRSILRYRFKDNILLTVGQVGQKPPTFLDASRIVIEANELGLGEMSWFIAYNKFESIVKYETSEMEIASVKSITDSVEMYKYEVEEPEDLVDYLEFSRPALLFYAMCESSCSEQSSRMTAMDNASKNASEMIGRLQLQYNRNRQRLITTELIEIISGASALEKEE